The Triticum aestivum cultivar Chinese Spring chromosome 7B, IWGSC CS RefSeq v2.1, whole genome shotgun sequence genome window below encodes:
- the LOC123155797 gene encoding zinc finger CCHC domain-containing protein 10 — MSGNDSQAAADRIKAQALSNAKGLSRAQAERAAEAAARNVNAYGQKEEGPSRWQERKEAKRQMYLMSTEKAVRLGVRPNAAPASATAGGQCQKCFQPGHWTYECKNERVYISRPSRTDQLKDPRLKKAWLPAPSQFVNPDLEKEMEEERKLMREKLKKEKSEKRKARSKSKSKRKHRALVSDSDSDSESSGTGSEYSSESGSSSYSSSDSEDKKKRRRKTMQKKRRHRRDSTSSSSSRSESESESDSDSDGKGSRKKSKKRGDKRRS, encoded by the coding sequence ATGTCTGGAAATGATTCTCAGGCTGCAGCTGACAGAATAAAGGCACAGGCCTTATCAAATGCAAAGGGATTGAGCAGGGCTCAAGCCGAACGTGCAGCGGAAGCTGCCGCTCGCAATGTCAATGCCTATGGGCAGAAGGAAGAGGGACCAAGTCGCTGGCAGGAGAGGAAGGAAGCGAAGAGGCAGATGTATCTGATGAGTACAGAGAAGGCTGTGAGGCTGGGTGTGAGACCAAATGCTGCACCAGCTTCTGCAACTGCTGGGGGCCAATGTCAGAAGTGCTTCCAGCCTGGGCACTGGACATACGAGTGCAAGAATGAACGGGTCTACATATCGCGGCCCTCCAGGACGGATCAGCTTAAGGACCCCAGGTTGAAGAAGGCGTGGCTGCCGGCACCCTCTCAGTTCGTGAACCCTGATCtggagaaggagatggaggagGAAAGGAAGCTGATGCGAGAAAAGCTGAAGAAGGAGAAGTCTGAGAAAAGGAAGGCAAGGAGCAAGTCAAAGAGCAAGAGGAAACATCGCGCCTTGGTGTCTGACTCCGACTCAGACTCTGAATCATCGGGGACCGGCTCCGAGTACTCTTCTGAGAGCGGCAGCTCAAGCTACAGCTCCTCAGACTCGGAGGACAAGAAGAAGCGCCGACGCAAGACGATGCAAAAGAAGAGAAGGCATCGGAGGGACAGCACGTCGTCGTCCTCCTCTAGGTCTGAATCTGAGTCCGAGTCTGATTCTGATTCTGACGGCAAGGGCAGCcggaagaagagcaagaagcgcggCGACAAGCGCCGATCCTGA
- the LOC123155799 gene encoding probable inactive purple acid phosphatase 28, producing MALPVSPAGLLSLLVPCLLSFVLLRFSALLDPGAAVPRVKRSPPLPLRFRHDGAFKILQVADMHFGNGAATRCRDVAPEVGGARCSDRNTTRFLRRLIQAERPDLIAFTGDNIFGGSATDAAESLLRAISPAIEYKVPWAAILGNHDQESTMTREELMMFLSLMDYSVSQVNPPGFLVHGFGNYHVGIHGPFGSGLVNASLLNLYFLDSGDREVVDGIKTYGWIKESQLAWLSATSRELQQNSPAPALSFFHIPNPEVQELWYTDFKGEYQEAVACSLVNSGVLDTLVSMGDVKGVFLGHDHLNDFCGNLNGIWFCYGGGFGYHAYGRPHWPRRARVIYTQLKKGQRSWTGVESIQTWKLLDDENLSKIDEQVLWRDSDDDSYQSVHL from the exons ATGGCACTGCCGGTGAGCCCGGCCGGTCTCCTCTCGCTCCTTGTCCCCTGCCTCCTCTCCTTCGTCCTCCTCCGCTTCTCCGCCTTGCTGGATCCCGGCGCCGCCGTGCCCCGCGTCAAGAGGTCCCCTCCACTGCCCCTCCGCTTCCGCCATGACGGCGCCTTCAAGATTCTCCAG GTGGCGGACATGCACTTCGGCAACGGCGCCGCTACGCGCTGCCGGGACGTGGCGCCGGAGGTCGGCGGCGCGCGCTGCTCCGACCGCAACACCACGCGCTTCCTGCGCAGGCTCATCCAGGCGGAGAGGCCCGACCTCATAGCCTTCACCG GGGATAACATATTTGGGGGCAGTGCAACTGATGCAGCAGAATCACTACTCAGAGCAATTAGCCCTGCTATAGAGTACAAGGTACCATGGGCCGCCATATTAGGAAATCATGACCAGGAATCCACAATGACGCGAGAGGAACTGATGATGTTCTTGTCTTTGATGGATTACTCAGTTTCTCAAGTAAACCCTCCTGGTTTTCTGGTACATGGGTTTGGCAATTATCATGTTGGCATACATGGGCCATTTGGATCAGGGTTGGTCAATGCTAGTCTGCTTAACCTTTACTTCCTGGATAGTGGGGATCGTGAAGTGGTCGATGGAATTAAAACTTATGGATGGATCAAAGAATCTCAACTTGCTTGGCTCAGTGCTACTTCAAGAGAACTCCAG CAAAATTCGCCTGCCCCCGCGTTATCATTCTTCCACATCCCAAATCCAGAAGTCCAAGAGCTGTGGTACACAGATTTTAAGGGTGAGTACCAGGAAGCAGTGGCTTGCTCATTAGTTAACTCTGGTGTCCTTGACACCCTCGTCTCCATGGGAGATGTGAAAGGTGTCTTTCTTGGTCATGATCATCTTAATGATTTCTGTGGCAACCTTAACGGCATATGGTTCTGTTATGGCGGTGGCTTTGGTTACCATGCCTATGGAAGGCCTCATTGGCCGAGGAGAGCTCGGGTAATTTATACTCAACTCAAGAAAGGGCAGAGATCGTGGACGGGAGTCGAGTCGATACAGACTTGGAAGTTGCTTGACGATGAAAACCTTTCCAAGATCGATGAGCAGGTTCTCTGGAGAGACAGTGACGATGACTCTTACCAGAGTGTCCACTTGTAA